A region of Haliotis asinina isolate JCU_RB_2024 chromosome 9, JCU_Hal_asi_v2, whole genome shotgun sequence DNA encodes the following proteins:
- the LOC137297410 gene encoding uncharacterized protein, whose translation MTESFLQQLLCLMVIVSAENRQEFYSVVRGYRLTNPPMWTVDYKPAKRSTAWCLKHCLTSSCSSASFSQTLGICELHSLKLYDRDSTFVESDDWLYVEPRSDVLTWDGWTVVFRAQRDTGTSIYSAWLNDSLYHDHPLLPPRLQPGCFSPNTLRPCGDHFRSKIMSTWETAGIKLVKVLLMKNSQVRHEIIFDGTGSTKMSWFTPTRVIYSTWMDLKTSSSNFFSIKGHPKTRRFQISHLYSGCPSDVMWMLIVDGNDHSHPCFFDNPPVTPKFLYSILSRKATIGTLTDFEYGDVMAILVKLGN comes from the exons ATGACTGAATCATTTCTGCAGCAGTTGTTATGCCTTATGGTTATAGTATCAGCTGAAAATCGACAAGAGTTTTATTCAGTTGTACGTGGATATCGTTTGACAAACCCACCAATGTGGACTGTGGACTACAAACCAGCAAAAAGGTCCACAGCATGGTGTCTCAAGCACTGCCTGACTTCATCCTGCTCAAGTGCTTCGTTCAGTCAAACTCTGGGTATTTGCGAACTCCACAGTCTTAAGTTGTACGATCGTGATTCAACGTTTGTTGAAAGTGATGACTGGCTATATGTGGAACCCAGATCAG ATGTGTTGACATGGGATGGCTGGACAGTGGTGTTTCGGGCCCAGAGAGACACGGGGACATCCATCTATTCAGCATGGTTGAACGATAGCCTCTACCACGACCACCCACTTCTGCCACCTCGACTGCAACCTGGCTGCTTCTCGCCCAACACATTGCGTCCATGCGGGGATCACTTCAGAAGCAAAATTATGTCTACATGGGAGACGGCTGGTATAAAGCTG GTGAAAGTTCTGCTGATGAAGAACAGTCAAGTTCGACATGAAATTATCTTTGATGGAACCGGTAGTACCAAAATGTCCTGGTTTACGCCAACACGGGTGATTTATTCAACATGGATGGATCTTAAGACATCATCTTCAAATTTTTTCAGTATCAAGGG ACATCCAAAAACACGTCGTTTCCAGATCAGCCACCTTTACAGTGGGTGTCCCTCTGACGTCATGTGGATGTTGATCGTGGACGGAAATGATCACAGTCACCCATGTTTCTTTGATAACCCGCCAGTCACACCCAAGTTTCTGTACAGCATCCTTAGTCGGAAGGCGACCATAGGGACGTTGACAG ATTTCGAGTATGGAGACGTCATGGCGATTCTTGTTAAACTGGGCAACTAA
- the LOC137296732 gene encoding uncharacterized protein, giving the protein MMSELFLQQLLCLIVIVSAENRQDLYSVVRGYHLTNPPMWTVRFTVDKWSAAWCLQQCLTSSCASASFSQTEGICELHSLKLYDADSAFLESDNWIYMEPKSDVLTWDGWTVVFRAQKHTGTSIYSAWLNDSIYHDHPLLPPRLQPGCFSLNTSRTCGDHFRSKIMSTWETAGIQLVKVLLMKNSQVRNEIIFDGTGTTKMSWFTPTRVINSTWTDLTTSAFNVFRISGEPNTRRFQVSHSYAGCHIDVFWMVVVDGNDNTNICFWDNPPVTPKLLYTINNQKAAIGTLTDFEYGDVMAIVVKLGN; this is encoded by the exons ATGATGTCTGAATTGTTTCTGCAGCAGTTGTTATGCCTAATTGTTATTGTTTCAGCAGAAAATCGTCAAGACTTGTATTCTGTTGTACGAGGATATCATTTAACCAATCCACCTATGTGGACCGTGCGCTTCACTGTTGACAAATGGTCTGCAGCGTGGTGCCTCCAGCAGTGCCTGACATCATCCTGCGCAAGTGCTTCGTTCAGTCAGACTGAGGGTATCTGTGAACTACACAGTCTGAAGTTATACGATGCTGATTCAGCATTTCTGGAAAGCGACAATTGGATTTATATGGAACCCAAATCAG ATGTGTTGACCTGGGATGGCTGGACAGTGGTGTTTCGGGCCCAGAAACACACGGGGACATCCATCTATTCAGCATGGCTGAACGACAGCATCTACCACGACCACCCACTTCTGCCACCTCGACTGCAACCTGGGTGTTTCTCGCTCAACACATCACGTACATGTGGGGACCACTTCAGAAGCAAGATTATGTCTACATGGGAGACGGCTGGTATACAACTG GTGAAAGTGTTACTGATGAAGAACAGTCAGGTTCGAAATGAAATTATCTTTGATGGAACCGGCACTACCAAGATGTCCTGGTTTACGCCAACTAGGGTGATTAATTCAACATGGACTGATCTTACAACATCAGCCTTCAATGTATTCAGAATCAGCGG AGAGCCGAACACACGTCGCTTCCAGGTGAGCCACTCATACGCTGGGTGTCATATCGATGTTTTCTGGATGGTTGTCGTCGACGGGAATGATAACACTAACATATGCTTCTGGGATAACCCGCCAGTCACACCCAAGCTGCTCTATACCATTAACAATCAGAAGGCGGCCATAGGGACGTTGACAG ATTTCGAGTATGGAGACGTCATGGCGATTGTTGTTAAACTGGGCAACTAA
- the LOC137296800 gene encoding thioredoxin-like, producing MRHVRTRVDFDESLAVNHGKLVVVDFYRDGCPACKEMTPFLEFLSKDFMYRDIVFLKVNVDVNQETATACNVTFLPTFKFYRSRREVDQIEGADQSQLVAKIQKHM from the exons ATGAGACATGTCAGAACACGG GTAGATTTTGATGAATCTCTGGCAGTCAACCACGGGAAACTGGTAGTTGTGGACTTCTACAGAGATGGGTGCCCCGCTTGTAAAGAAATGACGCCTTTCCTTGAG TTCTTATCAAAGGACTTCATGTATCGTGACATCGTGTTCCTGAAGGTAAACGTGGACGTCAACCAG GAGACGGCTACAGCGTGTAACGTCACCTTTCTACCCACCTTTAAATTCTACAGGAGCAGGAGAGAG GTTGATCAGATAGAAGGAGCAGACCAATCACAACTTGTAGCAAAGATACAGAAACATATGTGA